Proteins encoded together in one Amblyomma americanum isolate KBUSLIRL-KWMA chromosome 1, ASM5285725v1, whole genome shotgun sequence window:
- the LOC144118491 gene encoding uncharacterized protein LOC144118491 → MAPPGHLGELLPMGTCLRRPSGFLVQHIANAIHKSPRRMLRVSHIYEALRNKFPFFRFVDVDAQATWKSSVRHALYQNWFIKVPCSRANNSFWSLNYSERPRDWIMPEKEEQGQPLETTEALTLASDLGLVPSAARTPPNLESPRDIRMSSVPTAGVSQLPVVSSLSQEESSTSNSPQTVGTAAAVDAGKAEVVSLEF, encoded by the exons ATGGCGCCACCTGGTCATCTGGGAGAACTTCTGCCCATGGGCACCTGCCTTCGGAGGCCGTCAGGCTTCTTGGTGCAGCATATCGCTAACGCTATCCACAAGAGTCCGAGGCGAATGTTGCGCGTGTCACACATCTACGAGGCACTGAG GAACAAGTTCCCTTTCTTCCGCTTCGTGGATGTGGACGCCCAGGCCACTTGGAAG AGTTCGGTGCGCCATGCCCTCTACCAGAACTGGTTTATCAAGGTGCCCTGCAGCAGAGCCAATAACAGCTTCTGGTCTCTCAACTACAGTGAAAG ACCTCGCGATTGGATCATGCCCGAGAAAGAAGAGCAGGGCCAACCACTTGAGACAACAGAGGCATTGACTTTGGCTAGCGACCTGGGGCTGGTGCCGTCCGCAGCGAGGACACCGCCGAACTTGGAATCACCAAGGGACATCAGAATGTCGTCGGTGCCCACGGCGGGGGTGTCGCAGCTGCCAGTGGTCTCATCGCTGAGCCAGGAAGAATCGAGTACTTCAAACTCGCCTCAGACGGTAGGTACTGCTGCCGCGGTCGACGCAGGCAAAGCCGAAGTCGTCTCCCTCGAGTTTTAA